In Numida meleagris isolate 19003 breed g44 Domestic line chromosome 11, NumMel1.0, whole genome shotgun sequence, the genomic window CTTCCccatgcacagctctgctgctccagaCTCTGCTGCAGCCCCGGCACCGCTGTCCCCCCAGCTCCCGGGTGCCGGGCTCTTGCTGCCTGTGCCAACCACCCACCCGTCCCCCACAGCCCACCAGCGAGGAGGACCTGTGCCCCATCTGCTACGCACACCCCATCTCTGCCATCTTCCGGCCCTGCTCACACAAGTCCTGCAAGTGAGTATGAGTAGCTCCCGCTGGCCCCAGCCCCCCTCAGCGTTTGGGGTTCGGGAGTGCTTATGCTCTTTTCCCCCATCCCAGAGCCTGCATCAACCAGCACCTGATGAACAACAAggactgcttcttctgcaagGCCACCATCACGGGGGTGGACGACTTCACCAAGCCGCCCAGCTCCTAGCGCCCGGCCCTGCACGTGGGTCTGTCCCCggcacagggcaggggctgcagggagggaggggcCGTTCTCAGGGAGGGGAGCGCGAGGCCTCGTCCCCACAGCAGCCCCGCGTGTGGTGAGCGCTGCCTGGGGCCGGGCTGTGTGTTTGAGCTCTGTGACTTCGCCCCTGGCTGGGGGCTGACTTCATGAAATGCAGCATTAAATTATTCTTCCTTACACGGTGCCCTGAGACAGGGGGAGGGAAAGCCGAGCCGGCTCTGGGAGGTCAGCTGTGTGCAGATGATGCTCAGAGGTAgatggaaatataaatatttaatctgagcagagccaggaaaGAGCACAGCGGGCACTACATGATGATGCGTGGCTCTGGCACAGACTCGGCGATGGATTTGTGCGGCAGCACGTTGGCCCCATTGAGGTAGAGCTCGTCGTTGACAATGACATCCTCGCCGAGCACCGTCACGTTCTCCATGCGCACCTGCCCAAGAGCCGTGTCACGCCCAGCCCAGTTCAGGACACGGGGCTgcgctcctgctgctgcccaccgGCACCAggcctccctcctcccttcgGCCACAGCCAGgaggcagagggcaggagcTAGCGCAGTCCCCGCAGAGCCCCGCGGCACGTGTCTGCTCACCCACTGCCCCAcggagcagctccagcccacaATGCAGGACTCCAGCCAGGAGTGCGAGCGGATGCGGGCCCCCTGCAGCACCGTGCAGCGCTTGATGCGCACCCCGTCCTCCACCACCACGCCGGCCCCGATCGTCACGTTGGGGCCGATGACGCAGTTTGCCCCGATCTTGGCACTAGGGTCCTGCAAGGAAGAGGGGCTGCGGCGGGGCTGGAGGCACGGCTCAGCCAGCGTGGGGACAGCAGGTGCAGCTTGAGGACAGCGGTGGGAGGATGGAGATGAGCCCGCACAGAGTGCCCGGGGCTGGCGCTTACCACCAGCACATTCCCCACGACACCGGGCCCCGAGTGCAACTTCTCAGGGTGCTGCGCCCGCAGCGCCTGCAGGTACATGCACATGCCCGTGAGAAAGTCCTTGGGCTGCCCAATGTCCATCCAGAAGCCTGCGGGGACAGAGGTGCTGTGACAGCGGTGCAGGTGGGGCTTTGAGCACGGCCAGGACCCCGCTCAGGGCCTTACCCTGCAGCTCCATGGCATAGAGCTGCCCATCCTGCGCCATGGCCGGGAAGATCTCCTTCTCAATAGAGGTGGGACGCAGCTGCGGGGATGGAGACGGGGTGTGGGCTGAGCCGGGGGACACGGcctccagcccccagcccctggtccccagcccagccctACCTGGATGCGCTGCAGGATGCCGGGGCTGAAGATGTAGAGGCCGGCATTGATCTTGTTGGACACGAAGACGCGTGGCTTCTCCACGAAGCGGCAGATGCGGCCGCTGTCAGGGTCGCTCACCACCACGCCGTACTTGGCCGGCTCTTCCACACGGGTGACCACGATGGAGCCCTCGCCGCCGTGCTGCCGGTGGAAGCGGGCCAGCGCCGCGAAGGGGAACTCGCAGATCACGTCGCTGTTGAGGACAAAGAAGGGCTCCCCGCCCTCGGCCAGCAGGTCCCGCGCCAGCGCCAGCGGTCCCGCTGCCCGGCTGTCAGTGCCACCGcggggctggggacagcccaGCCTTGGGCTGGGTGCCGCCTGCGCCCGTCTCGGCGTCCCTCGTGCCACCAGCGCTCCCAGCCAGCGGCCCTCACCCAGCCGCCATCCCCACCACCCGTACCAACCCCAGTGCCCCTCGTGCCCATCGGCGCTCCCAGCTGCCGGCCGTCAGCAGCCCTCCGTCCCCACCACCTGTGCCCGTCCCGGCATCCCTGGTGCCAGCAGCGCTCCCAGCCGCCGGCCGTCACCCAGCCACCGCCCCCGCCACCTGAacccctcccagtgcccccagcgCCCCTCCCGGTGCCCGGCGCTACCTGTGCCCAGCGGCTCCTTCTCGTGGGACAGGGAGATGCGGATGCCGAGCTGCGGGCAGAGGGTCAgagcggggcggcggggcggggcgggacgggggcgcggggcggggcccTTACCCGCTGCTCCTGCTCTCGCATGGCGGCCTCCAGCGCCTCGGACATGTAGCTCACGGCCAGCACCACGTGGCTGACGCCCGCCTGCGGGAGCTGCGGTcaggcggcggcggggcggcggggcggcggggcccggctTCCCCCCGGAGCGGCCCGCACCTGGCGCAGCGCCTCCagctggtgcagcagcagcgccTTGTTGCAGAACTCCACCAGCGGCTTCGGCCGGCTCAGGGTCAGCGGCCGGAGCCGCGTCCCGAAGCCGCCCACCAGGATCAGCGCCCGCATCCCCGCACCCGCGCCGACACGTCAGCGCCGCGCGCGCCTCACGCGTCACCGCCGGGCCCGCCCCGGGAGGCGGGGCTACCCGTGCCTCACCCAATGGGAGGCAGAGCCACGCGTGCCTCGCCCGATGAGAGGCGGAGCCCCCCGCGCCTCACCCAATGGGAGGCGAAACACCCGCGCCTCACCCAGCGGGAGGCGGAGCCACCCGTGCCTCAGCCAATGGGAGGTGGAACACGCGCGCCTCACCCAGTGAGAGGCGGAGCCACTCCTGTGCCCCACCCAATGGGAGGCAGAGTCACCCCGCTGCCCCGCCCCGCGGACACAAGCAGACGCAGGGCCAAATCCAGCTCCTTTAATGGGCGGCGCTGGGCGAGCACAGACAGCGGCGGACGCGGCTATGTACAGGCGGCGGCCCTCCTCTCCGGGGGCGAGGGAAGGCGGCTCCGGACGGCCCCGGCCGGGCACACGGCTGCTCCCGTCGCCCCgggctcctcactgcagcccACCCCGAACCCCGCGGCCCGGCCGAACGGCGCCGCCGCCCGCAGAAGCGATGGAGGAAGCGAGCGGAAGGGAGAGCGGGGCAGCGCGGCCGGGCGCCCGGAGCCCAAGCCGTGCGGGGAGGGAGGAGGTCGGGGATGGAGCCggcgccgccccgccccgcgcgcGTCCCCGAGCAGAGCGCGCGCGGCGGGGACGCGCGGTGCGCGCTCCGCTCCCGAGCACACAAGCGCCCCGCGCGGAGCCGGGCAGCGGCAGAAATGCCGTGGGATGAGGCGGTGACAGCACGAAGGGAGCAGCCGGGGCCCAGCGCGGACACGCGGGGCTGGGGACGGCAGCGAACGGGAACGGCACGGGGAGCCCCGGGCAGGGCGCGGCTGGGGGAAGCTCGGGCAGCGGGGCACGGCACAGCGGCTGCCCCGTGCCCGCCGGGCCCCCCCACTCCATCGCGAAGCCCGGGTAGGACGTAGCGCCGTCCCTGCGCTGCCCCTCCCCCACCCC contains:
- the GMPPB gene encoding mannose-1-phosphate guanyltransferase beta, which produces MRALILVGGFGTRLRPLTLSRPKPLVEFCNKALLLHQLEALRQAGVSHVVLAVSYMSEALEAAMREQEQRLGIRISLSHEKEPLGTAGPLALARDLLAEGGEPFFVLNSDVICEFPFAALARFHRQHGGEGSIVVTRVEEPAKYGVVVSDPDSGRICRFVEKPRVFVSNKINAGLYIFSPGILQRIQLRPTSIEKEIFPAMAQDGQLYAMELQGFWMDIGQPKDFLTGMCMYLQALRAQHPEKLHSGPGVVGNVLVDPSAKIGANCVIGPNVTIGAGVVVEDGVRIKRCTVLQGARIRSHSWLESCIVGWSCSVGQWVRMENVTVLGEDVIVNDELYLNGANVLPHKSIAESVPEPRIIM